One Xyrauchen texanus isolate HMW12.3.18 chromosome 2, RBS_HiC_50CHRs, whole genome shotgun sequence genomic window carries:
- the LOC127663140 gene encoding achaete-scute homolog 1b-like, translating to MCFTEMEAIQMSHGAFYQPFSQNLMPYQKQDRERSSPRADSKVLKRQLSSSPDLLRCKRRLSFNGLGYSIPQHQPMAVARRNERERNRVKQVNMGFQTLRQHVPNGAANKKMSKVETLRSAVEYIRALQQLLDEHDAVSAVFQCGVPSPTASNAYSAGPESPHSAYSSDESSYEHLSSEEQELLDFTTWFDRY from the coding sequence ATGTGTTTTACGGAAATGGAGGCAATCCAAATGTCTCACGGTGCGTTTTATCAGCCGTTTTCGCAGAACCTTATGCCTTATCAGAAACAGGACAGGGAGCGCAGCTCTCCACGCGCTGACTCTAAAGTGCTGAAGAGACAGCTCTCCAGCAGCCCGGATCTGCTCAGGTGCAAGAGGAGGCTGAGCTTCAACGGACTCGGCTATTCCATCCCTCAGCATCAACCCATGGCTGTCGCCAGACGGAATGAACGCGAAAGGAACCGAGTAAAGCAAGTAAACATGGGCTTCCAGACTCTTCGCCAGCATGTGCCGAACGGAGCGGCCAACAAAAAGATGAGCAAAGTGGAGACGCTGCGGTCTGCGGTCGAGTACATCCGCGCGCTCCAGCAGCTTCTGGACGAGCATGACGCCGTGTCTGCTGTGTTTCAGTGCGGCGTCCCGTCTCCAACGGCCTCCAATGCGTACTCAGCGGGGCCAGAGTCTCCTCATTCAGCTTACTCCTCTGATGAGAGCAGCTACGAGCATCTCAGCTCTGAGGAGCAAGAGCTGCTCGACTTCACGACATGGTTTGACAGATATTAA
- the LOC127660767 gene encoding ras association domain-containing protein 7-like — translation MELKVWVDGIPRVVCGLSEETSCQDVVIALAQAIGQTGRYVLVQKLRDKERQLVANERPLESLAKLGQLGNEVQFILRRTGPTTSKGTDQGRVPAFPRPPDPPKHKEPKKALTFNLGPSTSPRTHVKHFEKPQRDSQAPRVSPSPSSSLVQAGSSKDALHQQILRQQGQLQAMQAQLETLERELGVWERAPPPTISPDILEKMNYLQQAVRHNEAELGHKQYWENEFRSEVQKENDILKQKNELHAALEKHSQMLHDTGNQSEQLERDIKLLFECKRNGMHQARPSVEESVLIAKGKLDNEQHQGAELQALIEETEKVLRLADEQLQAKTKELDDLNKELRQCNLQQFIKQTGVTPAQFSQQTDDIDFALLMPDGQSDEDCNSSILEFKPRTTAKQILGNPRSLQNPLISSLHPEVLSSTETSWR, via the exons ATGGAGCTGAAGGTATGGGTGGATGGCATTCCACGTGTAGTTTGTGGCCTATCCGAAGAGACATCTTGTCAGGATGTAGTCATTGCTCTAGCCCAGGCTATAG GGCAAACTGGTCGTTACGTGCTCGTCCAGAAACTAAGAGATAAGGAACGGCAGCTTGTGGCTAATGAACGCCCATTGGAGTCCCTGGCTAAACTGGGCCAGTTGGGTAATGAAGTGCAATTTATCCTACGTCGCACTGGCCCCACGACCAGTAAAGGCACTGACCAAGGCCGAGTCCCTGCCTTTCCCAGGCCCCCAGATCCCCCCAAACACAAAGAGCCAAAAAAGGCTCTTACTTTTAATCTGGGGCCTTCCACATCACCCCGAACCcatgtaaaacattttgaaaaaccaCAAAGAGACTCTCAAGCGCCGAGGGTGTCCCCGTCTCCTTCCTCTTCCCTTGTCCAAGCTGGTTCGTCAAAAGATGCACTCCATCAGCAGATCCTTCGACAACAAGGGCAGCTACAAGCTATGCAGGCACAGCTGGAGACTCTGGAAAGGGAGCTTGGTGTTTGGGAGCGGGCTCCTCCTCCAACCATTTCCCCTGACATCCTTGAGAAAATGAACTACCTACAGCAGGCTGTGAGGCATAATGAGGCAGAACTGGGCCATAAACAGTACTGGGAAAATGAATTTCGCTCTGAAGTTCAGAAAGAAAATGACATTCTAAAGCAAAAGAATGAACTCCATGCAGCTCTTGAAAAACACAGTCAAATGCTACATGACACAGGCAACCAATCGGAGCAGCTGGAGCGTGATATTAAGCTGCTTTTTGAGTGCAAGAGAAATGGTATGCATCAAGCCAGGCCCAGTGTTGAAGAGTCAGTACTCATTGCAAAGGGAAAACTGGACAACGAGCAGCACCAAGGGGCTGAACTGCAGGCATTGATCGAAGAGACAGAAAAGGTGTTAAGGCTGGCAGATGAGCAACTGCAG GCTAAAACAAAGGAACTGGATGATCTGAATAAGGAGTTACGCCAGTGTAACCTGCAGCAATTCATAAAGCAAACAGGAGTCACCCCAGCACAGTTCAGTCAGCAAACAGATGACATTGATTTTGCCCTCCTCATGCCTGATGGACAGAGTGATGAAG ATTGTAATTCCTCCATCTTGGAGTTCAAACCTCGCACAACTGCCAAGCAAATTTTGGGGAACCCACGCAGCCTCCAGAACCCACTCATCTCCAGCCTTCATCCGgagg TCTTGTCATCAACAGAGACATCATGGCGATAA
- the si:ch211-210p4.6 gene encoding malignant fibrous histiocytoma-amplified sequence 1 encodes MLNLNGRQNGKKEEDYAGKKLKTLPTELLRRGQDAVKVDLQRNRLKQITGIAQLLNLTELNLSRNEMTDFPFEIKELCNLVKLYMNQNKMKTIPENVFPSLERLQFLKLSTNRLDMLPQDMNKCQSLTYLNLSNNCLRNLEPLVGLPCLKELYVERNQLAELPDLLFQNNCLTQFKAIGNPLRKPPEEVCAGGLRDVQNYFAMLDENSSDVYTVKTMFLGSSMAGKSTLCRSLKQGCPVPVAEADRTIGIEISEVESDGIRFIFWDFAGQEEYYITHHVFITAQAFVILAIDLASYQIKNPLSFNEKVGFWIKNIQLKIPDSVVLLVGTHVDQCTNETEMKEKKKDIEENVEEMLQKHKDNLNQRKKNLQDREDPSLYSDQIDQIERLTEYKLKVLDLVPIDCTKPLDIYKLHTHIKSEVLNKDTFPNIEQTLPRCYHEVENDLQELLKNGDIPQHGIVTQKDLLNELQNRHGALDHEKLKLILQYLHRIGVIMWYKEISELTDSLFVKPTFLISLFKTIVRHDLVEELNNISSAMLKSENVLSKYKNRWIKDYEDRATLSNVAIRILVRNELQILGFTEEEFIEEVVGSKKKEGHLLSLLKHFDVCLSSKNKCDLNPKANEFQPKKKWEASNYLVYEPDACLFPSYLTNNEQVQQQWGEDNTEDLNIHVYFLPDRPHGFFHRLVIRTCTFFSQNWIGKDQCLFFCGNKRVLLRDKCNEEDQFIEIRCKHSDIATSTDIQKAWQVIKVIMHRLTKLTEQWQGLYLIVHTPCKAPGCSDFFEWKDWQDWLEDSETDKFNVGLDEKHSCRNGHTRRTELLFPITSNAWT; translated from the exons ATGCTAAATTTAAATG GCAGACAAAATGGCAAAAAGGAAGAAGACTATGCTGGGAAGAAACTCAAAACACTTCCCACTGAGCTACTACGGAGAGGCCAAGATGCAGTCAAGGTCGACCTACAACGCAATAGACTCAAACAAATCACTGGAATCGCTCAACTGTTGAACCTGACAGAGCTCAACCTAAGCAGGAATGAGATGACTGATTTTCCCTTTGAGATTAAGGAGTTATGCAACTTAGTAAAACTTTATATGAATCagaacaaaatgaaaacaattccagaaaatgtttTCCCGTCCTTGGAAAGATTACAGTTCCTAAAGTTGAGCACCAATCGGCTTGACATGCTACCGCAAGATATGAACAAGTGCCAGAGCCTCACCTACCTGAACCTGTCCAACAACTGCCTGAGAAATCTGGAACCTCTTGTGGGTCTTCCTTGCCTTAAAGAACTATATGTTGAGAGGAACCAGTTAGCTGAATTACCAGATTTGCTGTTTCAAAACAATTGCTTAACTCAGTTCAAAGCCATTGGCAACCCTCTTAGGAAGCCCCCTGAGGAGGTCTGTGCTGGGGGATTGAGAGATGTCCAGAATTACTTTGCAATGCTGGATGAAAACTCATCAGATGTTTATACTGTAAAGACCATGTTTCTGGGGTCCTCTATGGCAGGCAAATCCACTCTGTGCCGCAGTCTAAAGCAGGGTTGCCCTGTACCAGTGGCTGAGGCTGATCGTACTATTGGAATTGAAATCAGTGAAGTTGAGAGCGATGGTATCCGTTTTATCTTTTGGGACTTTGCAGGACAAGAGGAATACTATATAACACATCATGTATTTATAACAGCTCAAGCCTTTGTCATACTTGCCATCGATCTAGCCAG ctACCAGATTAAGAATCCCCTGTCTTTCAATGAGAAAGTGGGCTTCTGGATCAAAAATATTCAGCTTAAGATACCAGATTCAGTGGTCCTTTTGGTGGGGACTCATGTTGACCAGTGCACCAATGAGActgaaatgaaagaaaagaaaaaagacattgAAGAGAATGTGGAGGAAATGCTGCAAAAGCATAAGGATAATTTAAACCAGCGGAAAAAGAACCTCCAGGATCGGGAGGACCCATCTCTGTACTCTGATCAGATAGATCAAATTGAAAGACTCACCGAGTACAAACTAAAG GTCCTTGACCTTGTACCTATAGATTGCACAAAACCTCTGGATATTTACAAATTGCACACTCACATCAAAAGTGAAGTCTTGAACAAAGATACATTCCCTAACATAGAACAGACATTACCTAGATGCTACCATGAGGTGGAGAATGATCTCCAAGAACTTCTGAAAAACGGTGACATTCCTCAGCATg GAATTGTCACTCAAAAGGACCTCCTGAATGAACTGCAGAATAGACATGGTGCACTGGACCATGAAAAATTGAAGTTAATTCTTCAGTATCTTCACCGAATTGGGGTCATTATGTGGTACAAGGAAATCTCAGAATTGACTGATTCTTTGTTTGTGAAACCAACATTCCTCATCTCATTGTTCAAG ACCATTGTGAGACATGACCTAGTCGAGGAGCTGAACAATATTTCCTCTGCAATGCTGAAGTCAGAAAATGTCCTTTCAAAATACAAGAACAGATGGATCAAAGACTACGAAGACAGAGCAACTTTAAGCAATGTGGCTATTAGGATCCTGGTTCGAAATGAGCTCCAAATATTAGGCTTTACTGAAGAAGAATTCATTGAGGAGGTGGTTGGATCCAAAAAGAAGGAAGGACATCTTCTTTCGTTGCTGAAACACTTTGATGTTTGTTTGTCATCCAAAAATAAGTGTGACCTCAATCCAAAAGCCAATGAATTCCAGCCAAAGAAAAAATGGGAGGCCTCAAATTACCTGGTGTACGAGCCAGATGCTTGTCTGTTCCCAAGTTACCTGACAAACAATGAGCAGGTACAACAACAGTGGGGAGAAGACAATACAGAGGATCTCAACATTCATGTTTATTTCCTACCTGATAGACCGCATGGCTTTTTCCACAG GCTAGTCATCAGGACGTGTACCTTTTTCTCTCAAAACTGGATTGGCAAAGACCAGTGTCTGTTCTTTTGTGGCAACAAACGTGTTCTGCTCAGAGACAAATGTAATGAAGAAGACCAATTCATTGAGATCCGCTGCAAACACAGTGATA TTGCAACCTCAACAGATATCCAGAAAGCATGGCAAGTGATAAAGGTGATCATGCATCGGCTGACCAAACTCACTGAGCAGTGGCAAGGGCTTTACCTTATTGTCCACACTCCCTGCAAGGCTCCTGGCTGCTCAGACTTCTTTGAATGGAAAGACTGGCAAGACTGGTTGGAGGATTCAGAGACTGACAAATTTAATGT aGGACTAGATGAGAAACATTCTTGCCGTAATGGACACACACGGAGGACAGAGTTGCTGTTCCCTATaa CTTCTAATGCCTGGACCTGA